A genomic segment from Gracilinanus agilis isolate LMUSP501 chromosome 1, AgileGrace, whole genome shotgun sequence encodes:
- the SHFL gene encoding shiftless antiviral inhibitor of ribosomal frameshifting protein isoform X1 produces MAGAGSSRVEREKCVRRLREKFHGHVSVKKANVLMQRYNDNHNLVASWLVKQMNEIRPEEGDGHQADPIVQDRQNVLKDRDIEEVAATMSLPLTEKNLRMLDDAQKGHIAKEDCQFACQPCDFMWWRRVPERKKVSRCRKCKVKYDPVPKDKMWGIAEFQCLQCGHTFKGFAQMGNASPCYSCGNPVLPNRILPPRRPQNERSRKHEHSCFAETCYNRQGSYEPGTSCVHPKSRKQKHMPVVLFPSAVHDSSGSTVATCLSQGSLIEDLDSIILEDIKEEAEEEEGN; encoded by the exons ATGGCCGGAGCCGGGTCCTCCCGAGTGGAG CGGGAGAAATGTGTCAGACGCTTGAGGGAGAAGTTTCATGGCCACGTGTCAGTGAAGAAGGCTAATGTCTTAATGCAGAGATACAACGACAACCATAACCTTGTTGCTTCCTGGCTGGTTAAGCAAATGAATG AGATCAGACCGGAAGAAGGAGATGGGCACCAAGCAGACCCAATTGTCCAG GATCGGCAAAATGTCTTGAAGGACAGAGACATTGAG GAGGTAGCAGCCACCATGAGTTTACCCCTGACGGAGAAAAATCTTCGTATGTTGGATGATGCCCAGAAGGGCCATATCGCCAAGGAAGACTGCCAGTTTGCCTGTCAGCCCTGTGATTTCATGTGGTGGCGCCGGGTGCCTGAACGCAAAAAG GTGTCCCGGTGCCGGAAATGCAAGGTGAAGTATGATCCAGTGCCCAAAGACAAGATGTGGGGTATAGCTGAGTTCCAGTGTTTACAGTGTGGCCATACCTTCAA GGGTTTTGCCCAGATGGGGAACGCATCTCCATGCTACAGCTGTGGCAACCCTGTTCTGCCAAACCGAATCCTCCCCCCACGCCGACCTCAGAATGAGAGAAGCAGAAAACACGAACATTCCTGCTTTGCTGAGACCTGCTACAATCGACAAG GATCCTACGAACCAGGGACTTCCTGTGTGCATCCCAAGAGCCGGAAACAGAAACACATGCCTGTTGTCTTGTTCCCAAGTGCTGTTCATGACAGTAGTGGCTCCACTGTGGCCACCTGCCTTAGCCAAGGCAGCCTCATTGAAGATCTAGACAGCATCATCCTGGAGGACATCAAAGAGGAAGCAGAAGAAGAGGAAGGCAACTAG
- the SHFL gene encoding shiftless antiviral inhibitor of ribosomal frameshifting protein isoform X2 yields MAGAGSSRVEREKCVRRLREKFHGHVSVKKANVLMQRYNDNHNLVASWLVKQMNEIRPEEGDGHQADPIVQEVAATMSLPLTEKNLRMLDDAQKGHIAKEDCQFACQPCDFMWWRRVPERKKVSRCRKCKVKYDPVPKDKMWGIAEFQCLQCGHTFKGFAQMGNASPCYSCGNPVLPNRILPPRRPQNERSRKHEHSCFAETCYNRQGSYEPGTSCVHPKSRKQKHMPVVLFPSAVHDSSGSTVATCLSQGSLIEDLDSIILEDIKEEAEEEEGN; encoded by the exons ATGGCCGGAGCCGGGTCCTCCCGAGTGGAG CGGGAGAAATGTGTCAGACGCTTGAGGGAGAAGTTTCATGGCCACGTGTCAGTGAAGAAGGCTAATGTCTTAATGCAGAGATACAACGACAACCATAACCTTGTTGCTTCCTGGCTGGTTAAGCAAATGAATG AGATCAGACCGGAAGAAGGAGATGGGCACCAAGCAGACCCAATTGTCCAG GAGGTAGCAGCCACCATGAGTTTACCCCTGACGGAGAAAAATCTTCGTATGTTGGATGATGCCCAGAAGGGCCATATCGCCAAGGAAGACTGCCAGTTTGCCTGTCAGCCCTGTGATTTCATGTGGTGGCGCCGGGTGCCTGAACGCAAAAAG GTGTCCCGGTGCCGGAAATGCAAGGTGAAGTATGATCCAGTGCCCAAAGACAAGATGTGGGGTATAGCTGAGTTCCAGTGTTTACAGTGTGGCCATACCTTCAA GGGTTTTGCCCAGATGGGGAACGCATCTCCATGCTACAGCTGTGGCAACCCTGTTCTGCCAAACCGAATCCTCCCCCCACGCCGACCTCAGAATGAGAGAAGCAGAAAACACGAACATTCCTGCTTTGCTGAGACCTGCTACAATCGACAAG GATCCTACGAACCAGGGACTTCCTGTGTGCATCCCAAGAGCCGGAAACAGAAACACATGCCTGTTGTCTTGTTCCCAAGTGCTGTTCATGACAGTAGTGGCTCCACTGTGGCCACCTGCCTTAGCCAAGGCAGCCTCATTGAAGATCTAGACAGCATCATCCTGGAGGACATCAAAGAGGAAGCAGAAGAAGAGGAAGGCAACTAG